CCCGGGAAGATCTCTTGATTAAGCCTGTAGAGGTTGCTTTATGACAAGAAAGCTCCCTGTGGTTACAGCGAAAGAAGTAATCCGGGTTGCGGAACGTATAGGGTTTGTTTTTGACCGGCAAAAGGGGAGCCATGCGGTTTATTACCGGCCGTCGGACAAGCGTCGTGTCGTTGTTCCTGTACATTCGGGTAGAGAACTCAAGCCCAAGACTTTGGTTGGGATTATTGCCGATATGGGGCTGACGGTCGAAGAGTTCAGGAAACTTCTTTAAGAATTAATCTGGTTCAGGTACGTTTTTATGATGAAGACTGACGTGTGGATCAATCAGCAAGCATTGAACTCCTTCACGCGTCTTAAGTTCGTTTGCCAATTCCTTTGTCTGATATTTCTTTAAATCTGTTGATGCCATCCTCGCAACTCCTTTAAGGATTGATGTTTTCTGTAGGAATTATGTCTTCCGTTGGTTTAATAGCATCAAAAAGAGCTATTAAATCTTGTGGAATCTGATTAATATCGCAATAATTGGCTATTGCTTTTGCTATTTCTGCTTTTTTTCTTTCTGAAAGTTTTTCTAAGGCTTCTGCAAATTGGTAATGTGGATTCTCCTTTAACTTTTCTCGGCACTTTTCAATTTCTTCTTTGCTCCATTGATCCTTAACTTGATCACCATAATATTTCATGACGGACTCGTAAATCACGTCAGTATCAAAGGCATCTTCGAACTCCATATATCCTATTTCGAATTTATCGACCCTTCTTTCTTCTTGTAGTTTTTCTAGCAGTTCTTTTGTATTCTTTCGGCGCTTAATGACTAAATCCCTATTAATGTCTTGGTCTACCAGAACCATTAAAGGGATGTCAGCCATAAATTCGATAAGAACTTTCGCTAATTGAGCTAAGTTATCAACGCCGTGAGCATTGATCAAAGTGACAAGTTCACTATCGAGGCTTTTCTTTTTATATTTCTTAAACAAGATAGGGAGCGCAATTTCTTCTGACTCACCTTCGACCAGTAGTATCTTCCTGGTGAAGAATAAATGGGTATTTTCTATACCCAGGGATTTTAACAAATCTTTTACATCATTGTTGTCTTCCAGATACTTGACATTGGTGGCGCCATTTTCCAGACAAAGCATCCTTATTTTGGACGGTTCGATGCTGTTTAAAATAAACGGAGAATGGGTTGTAATAATTACCTGGGCCTCCTGTTTTATTTGTTCTAAAATTTCCATTAATTCGCGTTGTGCTTTCACGTGAAGATGGGTGTCAGGTTCGTCAAAAATGAAAACTTTTTGCTCCATGCCTCTTTCTTTTTCTACTTTATGTCTCAGAAGAGCTAAAGTGGTTCTTCGTTTTGTTCCATCGCCTTTTTTAGCAAATTGAATCTCTTGACCTTCAACTCCTCTAAAACTGGTTGTTACATTTATGGTTTTTGTGATATCGAAAGGTTGATGCTCAATGTCAATAAGGATTTCTTGAACATCAGGAAGAAACTCCCTAATTCTAGGAAGAACTTCTTGATTAATTTCTTTTTGTTTTTCATCTGCAATCATGTTGAGATTCTCTTCGAAAATAGTTTCCAGTTTTTTGTCTGTTCCTTCAACCCTGACGCTCCAGATATTTTTAATAGCTTCCTTTAAATAAATATCTTTAAGAAAACCGTTGATGTCTTCAAAAGTTTTTCCATCCAAGGGGGGAACAGTTAATAACTGCGGCATATCTTTTTCTTTAATCAAAACCTCTTCTTTACAGTTATTTTCTATCTTATTTTTGTTTTCGTCCAGAAACTCAGAAAGTTCCTGTCTTAGGGGATCAAGGGTTCTTCTTTGAGTAGTTTTTCCAAATTGAGCGAGTAGACTTTTAATCTCTTCCTGGCTAAGATCATTAATTTTCTCTTTTTGTGCCAAATACGGGCTTAAAATACCCCAGGATACGGTTTTTTTAATGACTTTATCAATATTATCACCATTGATGGTAAATTCAAAAATATAACTTTCCTCAGAAAAATCGAGCTCCCATCTCATGCATCTTTCTCCGGCATAAAAATCGCTGCGATCGGGCAATGCATTCTTCATCGCCAGATCAATTACTTTAACCAGTGAGGATTTTCCGCTGTCGTTTTCCCCGACAATCACTGTTATGTCGGGTTCGAAACTAATGTGCACATCCTTTAAACATCTGAAGTTTTTAACTTTAATACTCTTTAGTTTCATTATTTTTGCTCCTTTCTTTCTTCTCTTTTCCTTATTGAACTTTTTAAGGGAATAAAGAAATATGTCTAAAAATGTCGACGATAATTAAAAAGCATCAGAACCGCCATATCGGGCGGTTCTGAAAACTAGCCTGGTTTTATAAATACAAAAACTTCTTGCACTTCATTTTAGGTGATAATTCTAATTCCAAATCTAATTCCAAAAGAGCCCCCTTTCTTCCCAATGTCCGAATCACCTATAATCATTATATTACCATTTTAGGATATATCAAGTTATTGTTTCTCAGTTAGAAATTACGTAAAAAAGTTGAGATTTGCTGCTTCTGTTTTTATAACATCCCGAGAGATACAAGAACCGTATAAGCGAAAGTTGTGTGATGATAGCTGAGGAATATACTATGCTTCTTTTTGAGTATGGCGTGACCAGGCCTGGCCAGATGTATCTTGTGGTTCTGCTCAGGCGAGGTAGAAGGGAATGATCACTGGTGTTTAGGTGCATAATCTGCCTTAAGGATTTACCTGATGAAGTGGCTAGCCAGGAGCATATCTTCCCGGAGGCACTAGGTGGAACGTTGGTTATCCACGAAGTCTGCCGGGCATGTAATTCCCGCCTTGGCCGTTTTGTGGACGACCCTCTGGTCAACAA
This is a stretch of genomic DNA from Bacillota bacterium. It encodes these proteins:
- a CDS encoding type II toxin-antitoxin system HicA family toxin codes for the protein MTRKLPVVTAKEVIRVAERIGFVFDRQKGSHAVYYRPSDKRRVVVPVHSGRELKPKTLVGIIADMGLTVEEFRKLL
- a CDS encoding BC1881 family protein yields the protein MASTDLKKYQTKELANELKTREGVQCLLIDPHVSLHHKNVPEPD
- a CDS encoding AAA family ATPase, with the protein product MKLKSIKVKNFRCLKDVHISFEPDITVIVGENDSGKSSLVKVIDLAMKNALPDRSDFYAGERCMRWELDFSEESYIFEFTINGDNIDKVIKKTVSWGILSPYLAQKEKINDLSQEEIKSLLAQFGKTTQRRTLDPLRQELSEFLDENKNKIENNCKEEVLIKEKDMPQLLTVPPLDGKTFEDINGFLKDIYLKEAIKNIWSVRVEGTDKKLETIFEENLNMIADEKQKEINQEVLPRIREFLPDVQEILIDIEHQPFDITKTINVTTSFRGVEGQEIQFAKKGDGTKRRTTLALLRHKVEKERGMEQKVFIFDEPDTHLHVKAQRELMEILEQIKQEAQVIITTHSPFILNSIEPSKIRMLCLENGATNVKYLEDNNDVKDLLKSLGIENTHLFFTRKILLVEGESEEIALPILFKKYKKKSLDSELVTLINAHGVDNLAQLAKVLIEFMADIPLMVLVDQDINRDLVIKRRKNTKELLEKLQEERRVDKFEIGYMEFEDAFDTDVIYESVMKYYGDQVKDQWSKEEIEKCREKLKENPHYQFAEALEKLSERKKAEIAKAIANYCDINQIPQDLIALFDAIKPTEDIIPTENINP
- a CDS encoding HNH endonuclease; amino-acid sequence: MFRCIICLKDLPDEVASQEHIFPEALGGTLVIHEVCRACNSRLGRFVDDPLVNNWLNAG